One Lottiidibacillus patelloidae DNA segment encodes these proteins:
- the thiE gene encoding thiamine phosphate synthase, translating into MEFSLYAITGEEFHQGRDLVEVMEEAILGGVDIIQLRDKNSSKNEILEKAKKLRVLTEKYNVPFIVNDHIDIAIAVGADGVHLGQGDLPLLEARKILGNDKIIGISTHHISEARKAERDGADYIGVGPVFPTKSKKDVVDPVTTRYVRQVASEISIPFVAIGGIKVHNVEEVLQAGATRICAISEIVGSTTVKETCEQFIDKIAKYKGVNQ; encoded by the coding sequence GTGGAATTTTCGTTATATGCCATTACTGGAGAGGAATTTCATCAAGGAAGAGACCTCGTGGAAGTGATGGAAGAAGCAATTTTAGGCGGTGTTGATATTATCCAGTTACGTGATAAGAATAGTAGCAAAAATGAAATCTTAGAAAAAGCAAAAAAACTTCGTGTATTAACAGAAAAATATAACGTGCCATTCATCGTAAATGACCACATTGATATCGCAATCGCTGTTGGTGCCGATGGAGTTCATCTTGGGCAAGGTGACTTACCTTTACTGGAAGCTAGAAAGATACTAGGAAACGATAAAATAATCGGTATTAGCACACATCATATAAGTGAAGCACGAAAAGCAGAGAGAGATGGTGCAGATTATATCGGAGTAGGGCCAGTTTTTCCGACGAAAAGTAAAAAAGACGTAGTCGATCCTGTAACGACAAGATATGTCCGCCAAGTTGCGAGTGAGATATCGATTCCATTCGTAGCGATTGGTGGAATAAAAGTTCATAATGTGGAAGAAGTTTTGCAAGCAGGAGCTACAAGAATTTGTGCAATAAGTGAAATTGTTGGTAGTACAACTGTCAAAGAAACGTGTGAGCAATTCATAGATAAAATTGCTAAATATAAAGGAGTAAACCAATGA
- a CDS encoding MBL fold metallo-hydrolase encodes MKWERMPLGPIETNCYIVWNEGNKNEALIIDPGGDANKLSQWIESNTIQPIAILLTHTHFDHIGAVDDIRKKYSIPVYVHKEEEHWLNNPEMNGSAKYPMIPDLFVNKADKIIAGEKKMTIGSFTFEVLETPGHSPGSISFYFEEASIVFSGDALFLGSIGRTDLFGGNHQQLLHSIHNKLLPLPEETKVASGHGNLTTIAREMDSNPFLNGF; translated from the coding sequence ATTAAATGGGAAAGAATGCCTTTAGGTCCAATTGAAACAAATTGTTATATCGTCTGGAATGAAGGAAATAAAAATGAAGCATTAATTATTGATCCAGGTGGTGATGCTAATAAGCTAAGCCAATGGATAGAAAGTAATACAATTCAACCGATAGCAATCCTTTTAACACACACACATTTTGATCACATCGGGGCAGTGGATGATATTCGCAAGAAATATTCCATCCCAGTTTACGTTCATAAAGAGGAGGAACATTGGCTCAATAATCCTGAAATGAATGGTTCAGCGAAATACCCTATGATTCCAGACCTTTTTGTAAATAAAGCTGACAAAATAATAGCTGGCGAGAAAAAAATGACGATTGGAAGCTTTACATTCGAAGTACTAGAGACACCAGGTCATTCACCAGGTAGCATATCATTTTACTTTGAAGAAGCATCAATTGTATTTTCAGGTGATGCATTATTTTTAGGTAGTATCGGTAGAACGGATTTGTTTGGAGGCAATCATCAACAGTTGTTACATTCCATCCATAATAAACTGTTACCTTTACCTGAAGAAACAAAAGTAGCTTCTGGTCACGGAAATCTTACAACAATTGCAAGAGAAATGGATAGTAATCCATTCTTAAATGGTTTTTAA
- the thiD gene encoding bifunctional hydroxymethylpyrimidine kinase/phosphomethylpyrimidine kinase, with protein sequence MKAKALTIAGSDSGGGAGIQADIKTFQERDVFGMSAITAITAQNTLGVHGVYPQTLEAIEKQIDVVLSDIGADSVKTGMLFSKEIIELVSRLLKDYKVENIVVDPVMIAKGGAKLLQDEAIEALKKHLLPQATVITPNLPEACAILGWSDINSTEAMEEAALELYKLGAKNVVVKGGHLNHEQSIDILFDGKTYSYYTNNRINTKHTHGTGCTFAAAITAELAKGNSVSEAVSTAKSFITSAISEGLAIGKGIGPTNHGAYRKELTR encoded by the coding sequence ATGAAAGCAAAGGCATTAACTATTGCAGGATCCGATAGTGGTGGCGGAGCAGGAATTCAAGCTGATATAAAAACATTTCAAGAAAGAGATGTTTTTGGTATGAGTGCAATAACAGCAATAACAGCTCAAAATACCTTAGGAGTACATGGTGTTTATCCCCAAACATTAGAAGCTATAGAGAAACAAATAGATGTTGTTCTAAGTGATATTGGGGCAGACTCTGTTAAAACTGGTATGCTTTTTTCAAAAGAAATTATTGAATTAGTATCTCGATTATTAAAAGATTATAAAGTAGAAAATATTGTTGTTGACCCGGTTATGATCGCAAAAGGTGGGGCAAAATTGTTACAAGACGAGGCAATTGAAGCTTTAAAGAAACATTTGCTCCCACAAGCTACAGTAATTACACCAAACCTTCCTGAAGCGTGTGCAATACTTGGTTGGAGCGACATTAATTCTACTGAGGCAATGGAAGAAGCGGCATTAGAACTATATAAGTTAGGTGCTAAAAACGTCGTTGTAAAAGGTGGTCATCTAAATCACGAGCAATCTATTGACATATTATTTGATGGAAAAACTTACTCATACTATACTAATAACAGAATAAATACAAAACATACCCATGGTACAGGGTGTACGTTTGCTGCAGCAATTACTGCCGAACTTGCAAAAGGAAACTCTGTTTCTGAGGCAGTTTCAACTGCTAAATCATTCATTACTTCTGCGATTTCAGAAGGGCTTGCTATTGGAAAAGGTATAGGACCAACAAATCATGGGGCTTACAGAAAAGAACTTACTCGTTAA
- the thiO gene encoding glycine oxidase ThiO yields the protein MSKKIIVIGAGVIGLSTALECQMRGHEVILLEKGKCGGQASGAAAGLLAPFSEIEEDPDDFFTLCLSSLRLFSKWKDLVMTESNHSFEYTTSGTVHAYFHEADMLKIEMRMNWQKKFQVKAEKLTAKQIRTLEPSLSQDAVAGLYYPEESHLYAPDYLIALEKACENIGVTIHENCGKVMLENELERCTVKDEHGNRYSGDIIVLCSGAWSNEWEKYLNLAIPVFPIRGQICAYDQLDKHLNHIVYTSQGYLVSKANNTLVCGASEDIAGFNTAPTIKGIERLKNWNSQVLPMLRSKAPFSKWAGLRPATQDGFPFIGHHPNSENFIFACGHYRNGILLSPITANIVADLVEGKKSVVPLEAFAPDRFTY from the coding sequence ATGAGTAAGAAAATTATTGTTATCGGTGCAGGAGTAATCGGACTTTCTACTGCACTTGAATGTCAAATGCGTGGGCATGAAGTGATTCTCTTAGAAAAAGGAAAATGTGGTGGGCAAGCCTCTGGTGCTGCGGCCGGATTACTAGCACCTTTCTCTGAAATTGAAGAAGACCCTGATGATTTTTTTACACTTTGTCTATCAAGTTTACGTCTTTTTTCTAAATGGAAAGATCTTGTAATGACAGAATCAAATCATTCATTCGAATATACAACAAGTGGTACCGTACATGCCTATTTTCATGAAGCTGACATGTTAAAAATAGAAATGCGCATGAATTGGCAGAAAAAATTTCAAGTGAAAGCAGAAAAACTAACAGCTAAACAAATTCGAACATTGGAACCGTCTCTTTCCCAAGATGCAGTTGCAGGTTTATATTATCCAGAAGAAAGTCATCTTTATGCACCAGATTACTTAATCGCCTTGGAGAAGGCATGTGAAAACATCGGGGTTACTATTCACGAGAACTGTGGAAAAGTAATGCTAGAAAATGAGCTGGAAAGGTGCACTGTAAAAGATGAACATGGTAATCGATATAGTGGCGACATCATTGTTCTTTGTTCAGGTGCATGGTCAAATGAATGGGAAAAATATCTGAATCTAGCAATCCCAGTTTTTCCGATAAGAGGGCAAATTTGTGCGTATGATCAATTAGACAAACACTTAAATCACATTGTCTATACGAGTCAAGGCTACCTCGTCTCAAAAGCAAACAATACGCTAGTTTGTGGTGCTTCTGAAGATATAGCGGGGTTTAATACAGCTCCTACAATTAAAGGAATTGAACGTTTGAAAAATTGGAACTCTCAGGTATTACCGATGTTAAGAAGCAAGGCACCATTTTCCAAATGGGCAGGATTAAGACCTGCAACACAAGATGGTTTTCCTTTTATTGGCCACCATCCTAACTCGGAAAATTTTATTTTTGCTTGTGGTCATTATAGAAATGGGATTTTACTTAGCCCGATAACTGCTAACATTGTAGCAGATTTAGTTGAAGGAAAAAAATCTGTTGTTCCTCTAGAAGCTTTTGCACCTGATAGGTTTACATATTAA
- a CDS encoding DUF2626 domain-containing protein has translation MDRMFRVLGFWTGVIAVMAYVGNMEGFAVLFFAQTVTFVSLGYLNLSERVYIYIFGAYLTLFMVGFTYYTIFVMPVGGGSH, from the coding sequence ATGGATCGTATGTTTCGTGTATTAGGTTTTTGGACTGGTGTTATCGCTGTAATGGCATACGTAGGAAATATGGAAGGTTTTGCAGTATTATTCTTCGCACAAACTGTAACTTTCGTATCACTAGGATATTTAAACTTGTCTGAGCGCGTTTACATCTACATTTTTGGAGCTTATTTAACCTTGTTTATGGTTGGATTTACGTATTATACAATCTTTGTAATGCCTGTTGGTGGAGGATCTCACTAA
- a CDS encoding MTH1187 family thiamine-binding protein produces MAIVDVTIIPIGTKGASVSDYVANMQNFLEENKEKYKITYQLTPMNTLIEGELDDLFSVVRAMHELPFLKGIDRVATNIRIDDRRDKRATLESKMESVHKKIHQ; encoded by the coding sequence ATGGCCATTGTCGATGTTACAATTATTCCGATAGGAACTAAAGGGGCTAGCGTTAGTGATTATGTCGCAAATATGCAAAACTTTTTAGAAGAAAACAAGGAAAAGTATAAGATAACATATCAGTTAACTCCGATGAACACATTAATTGAAGGAGAGTTAGATGATTTATTTTCAGTAGTAAGAGCGATGCATGAACTTCCCTTTCTAAAAGGGATTGATCGCGTGGCAACGAATATTCGAATAGATGATCGTCGTGATAAAAGAGCTACTTTGGAAAGTAAAATGGAAAGTGTTCATAAAAAAATCCATCAATGA
- a CDS encoding M14 family metallopeptidase, producing the protein MFVSAYSGSDFEYYSKIFEVPEEIIAASNGNINMWFPQANKIKIPGYMPAYYQTKHNDTLHSIAAKYRININALCIVNRIFSSKYLYPGQIIIIPRKIKKLIVDPDEPISYEKLMHYLMQLTYLYPFLFTRNLGKSVLGKDIPEVIVGTGRKRVHINASFHANEWITTNVLIYFLNEYALALANNEEISGRSALSLFKETQLSITPMVNPDGVNLVLFGAQAAGPFSSYVQQLNKGKNSYKDWKANIRGVDLNNQFPADWHLEVPRKPQVPAPRDFPGYFPLSEPEALVMANVTAHSNFDRVVALHTQGKEFYWGYKGLEPPESKKLAAEFSRVSGYKSVQMIDSYAGYKDWFIQVWRKPGFTIELGEGVNPLPLSQFDEIYEDTKGILAASLYM; encoded by the coding sequence ATGTTTGTAAGTGCGTATAGTGGCTCAGATTTTGAATATTATAGTAAAATATTTGAAGTCCCTGAAGAAATTATAGCAGCTTCTAACGGGAACATTAACATGTGGTTTCCTCAAGCAAATAAAATTAAAATTCCAGGTTATATGCCAGCTTATTATCAGACAAAGCATAATGACACGCTACATTCCATCGCAGCTAAGTATAGAATAAATATTAATGCACTTTGTATAGTAAATCGAATCTTTTCAAGCAAATACCTTTATCCAGGACAAATAATCATTATTCCCCGCAAAATAAAAAAACTTATTGTTGATCCAGATGAACCTATCTCTTATGAGAAACTAATGCATTATTTGATGCAATTAACGTATTTATATCCATTTTTATTTACGAGAAACTTAGGTAAATCTGTCCTAGGTAAAGATATACCCGAAGTAATTGTAGGAACTGGTAGAAAAAGAGTTCATATTAATGCCTCCTTTCATGCGAATGAATGGATTACAACTAATGTTCTAATCTATTTTTTAAATGAATATGCACTAGCTTTAGCTAATAATGAAGAAATAAGTGGAAGAAGTGCTTTATCGCTCTTTAAAGAAACGCAGCTTTCGATAACTCCAATGGTGAATCCCGATGGTGTTAATTTAGTGTTATTTGGAGCGCAAGCTGCAGGGCCTTTTTCCTCTTATGTACAACAATTAAATAAAGGGAAAAACTCATATAAAGATTGGAAAGCAAATATTCGTGGTGTCGATTTAAATAATCAATTTCCAGCCGATTGGCATTTAGAAGTACCACGAAAACCACAAGTACCAGCACCTAGAGACTTTCCTGGTTATTTTCCGTTATCTGAACCTGAAGCACTTGTGATGGCTAATGTAACGGCGCATAGTAACTTTGACAGAGTAGTAGCATTACACACGCAGGGCAAAGAGTTTTATTGGGGATATAAAGGACTTGAGCCACCTGAATCCAAAAAGTTAGCAGCTGAATTTTCTCGTGTAAGTGGCTATAAGTCCGTACAAATGATCGATAGTTATGCGGGATATAAGGACTGGTTTATCCAAGTTTGGCGAAAGCCTGGTTTTACCATTGAATTAGGTGAAGGTGTGAATCCATTGCCATTAAGTCAATTTGATGAAATTTATGAAGATACAAAAGGAATTTTAGCTGCTAGTTTATATATGTAA
- a CDS encoding class I SAM-dependent methyltransferase, with protein MEQKIKSLIQKDPKQCISYATFIQTALYDNEAGYYMKEKQKIGKSGDFYTSTNVHGIFAKVIAKAFIEVFEKESISKVICEIGAGTGKFAATVLEEIKHTNEALFHELTYIIIESSPYHRKEQQKILPMEKVMQFASLEEAKVSKPNMNGIIFSNELFDAFPVHVVEQGDLLEEIFVSLNEEGKLMETKEVCTDDKILKWLKIYYGKLNNGQRLEIPLAMTSYMADLCDWLDKGTIFTIDYGYTNAEWGQRQHRNGSLRGFSNHTLIDNPLTTPGEMDLTTHIHFDALKEVGQNQGLKNVLFLPQDQFLLAAGILTYLQNNANTDPFSPISRQNRAIRQFITAGGISSSFRVLVQSKKMNQEEKWSFVKNANSY; from the coding sequence ATGGAACAAAAAATAAAATCTTTAATACAAAAAGATCCTAAACAGTGCATTAGCTATGCAACATTCATTCAAACTGCATTGTACGATAACGAAGCAGGCTACTATATGAAAGAAAAGCAGAAAATCGGAAAATCAGGGGATTTTTATACGAGTACTAACGTTCATGGCATTTTTGCAAAAGTCATTGCCAAAGCGTTTATTGAAGTTTTTGAGAAGGAAAGCATTTCTAAAGTAATTTGTGAAATTGGTGCAGGTACTGGAAAGTTCGCGGCTACTGTTTTAGAAGAAATAAAACATACAAATGAAGCACTTTTTCATGAACTAACGTATATCATCATTGAAAGTAGCCCCTATCATCGTAAAGAGCAGCAGAAAATACTACCAATGGAAAAGGTCATGCAATTTGCTTCACTCGAAGAAGCCAAAGTAAGTAAACCAAACATGAACGGAATCATTTTTTCTAATGAACTTTTTGATGCCTTTCCTGTGCATGTAGTCGAGCAAGGTGATCTATTAGAAGAAATCTTTGTTTCGCTAAATGAAGAAGGGAAGTTAATGGAGACAAAAGAAGTTTGTACAGACGACAAGATTCTTAAATGGCTCAAAATATATTACGGTAAGCTCAACAATGGACAAAGGTTAGAAATTCCTTTAGCGATGACTTCTTATATGGCAGATCTTTGTGATTGGCTGGACAAAGGAACAATATTTACAATTGATTATGGCTATACGAATGCAGAGTGGGGACAAAGACAGCATCGAAATGGAAGTTTAAGAGGATTTTCAAACCATACGCTAATTGATAATCCTTTAACAACGCCAGGAGAAATGGACTTAACAACACACATTCACTTCGATGCCTTAAAAGAAGTTGGACAAAATCAAGGCTTGAAAAATGTATTGTTTTTACCGCAAGATCAATTTTTACTAGCTGCTGGCATACTAACTTACTTGCAAAATAATGCAAACACGGATCCATTTTCTCCTATAAGTAGACAAAATAGAGCAATTAGACAATTTATTACTGCCGGAGGGATTTCATCTTCATTTCGAGTTCTTGTCCAATCGAAAAAGATGAACCAGGAAGAAAAGTGGAGTTTTGTCAAAAATGCAAATAGTTATTAA
- a CDS encoding DUF2759 domain-containing protein, with translation MPFIIISALITIVCLIAVFRELKRKNFLAVGFAGLSFIVFGWFTVMTIISLVTHSGPGVPGPH, from the coding sequence GTGCCTTTTATTATTATTAGTGCATTAATTACAATCGTATGTTTAATTGCTGTTTTCCGCGAACTAAAAAGAAAGAACTTTTTAGCAGTTGGATTTGCTGGATTATCATTTATTGTTTTCGGTTGGTTCACAGTAATGACGATTATTAGTTTAGTTACTCATAGTGGCCCAGGTGTTCCTGGCCCTCACTAA
- a CDS encoding thiazole synthase, with amino-acid sequence MNKNRLVIGETELKSRLFLGTGRYPNPYIQEKAIEASGADVLTFALRRVNLNAPNEDAILQHFEGKQFTYLPNTSGAKNAEEAIRIARLARASGLSNWIKVEISVSEKTLLPDPIETLKTTEQLANEGFVVLPYTSDDPVLCKRLEEAGAAAVMPGGSPIGTGLGILNPYNISLIVEEANVPIIVDAGLGSARDVVEAMQLGVDGVLLNTAVAKAKDPVKMAEAMKLAIEAGRLSYMAGRIAKKRYATASSGLESLTLNE; translated from the coding sequence ATGAATAAAAATAGACTAGTAATCGGAGAAACGGAATTAAAGTCTAGATTATTTTTAGGTACAGGAAGATATCCGAATCCATACATACAAGAAAAAGCGATTGAAGCTTCGGGTGCGGATGTTCTTACATTTGCCTTAAGAAGAGTAAATTTAAATGCCCCAAATGAAGACGCAATTTTACAGCATTTTGAAGGGAAACAGTTTACTTATTTACCTAATACATCTGGTGCAAAAAATGCTGAAGAAGCAATTCGTATTGCAAGATTAGCTCGGGCTTCAGGATTAAGTAATTGGATTAAAGTTGAAATAAGTGTATCAGAAAAGACGTTGCTCCCAGACCCTATTGAAACATTAAAAACAACAGAGCAATTAGCAAATGAAGGGTTTGTCGTTTTACCTTATACATCAGACGATCCGGTTCTATGTAAAAGATTAGAAGAAGCCGGGGCTGCAGCTGTCATGCCAGGTGGATCACCGATAGGAACCGGACTTGGAATCTTAAACCCATATAACATTTCCTTAATTGTTGAAGAGGCCAATGTCCCAATTATAGTCGATGCAGGGCTAGGTAGTGCAAGAGACGTTGTAGAAGCAATGCAACTCGGAGTTGATGGAGTTTTGTTAAATACAGCCGTTGCCAAAGCAAAAGACCCAGTAAAAATGGCAGAGGCAATGAAACTTGCAATAGAAGCAGGTCGGTTATCTTATATGGCTGGAAGAATTGCCAAAAAAAGGTATGCGACTGCAAGTAGTGGATTGGAAAGTTTAACGTTAAATGAATAG
- the thiS gene encoding sulfur carrier protein ThiS, with translation MNVTINGEKKVVTALTISELLEELQLNPGLIVIEIDGEIIDRSNWNEELIKEDINIEIVHFVGGG, from the coding sequence ATGAATGTCACGATAAATGGAGAAAAGAAGGTTGTAACAGCACTTACTATTTCGGAACTTTTAGAAGAATTACAGCTAAACCCTGGTTTAATTGTTATTGAAATTGATGGCGAAATCATTGACCGTAGCAATTGGAACGAAGAACTAATTAAAGAGGATATAAATATTGAAATTGTTCATTTTGTCGGAGGTGGATGA